From Mya arenaria isolate MELC-2E11 chromosome 1, ASM2691426v1, a single genomic window includes:
- the LOC128226550 gene encoding apelin receptor-like, with protein MNNTTAGSDPQLPGWFLWGWPGCDFPVEEGKSPGAIGAVTFYTWALVPPAYLCLGTVGNFLTVLVISLGFNKIRSTDVMLLALAVSDTVFLYSTALRRWLMHGFEIDLRKHSDFMCKMGIFLTYVSFQFSSLMLVLLTGERVMCIVKPYSAKRICTTKTATFATMVMLIFLGALNSHFLYGFGTSVIDIYQTVDRCGAEHEDYFVFFEFYYSWVHFIVGYTFPCVCIIAGNVVIIRGLWCSAFERRWKGSATSQGSTSSQHRDTQKRSLTVMLVTLNVIFFVTQTPACVYIVSYAHMIKEANKFACTDFATYKSMAGNIHLMEALIHNLAYLNSAINFLLYVVSGTRFRSHVRALITCRQRNREPVTSLSRTLSVVNHTHEAFVLDSQL; from the coding sequence ATGAACAACACCACGGCGGGCAGTGATCCTCAACTCCCGGGTTGGTTTCTGTGGGGCTGGCCGGGATGTGACTTTCCCGTGGAGGAAGGGAAGTCCCCGGGAGCCATCGGCGCCGTCACCTTCTACACGTGGGCGTTGGTACCACCCGCGTACCTGTGTCTGGGAACTGTTGGGAATTTTTTAACCGTTTTGGTCATCTCGCTTGGATTTAATAAAATACGGTCAACGGACGTCATGTTGTTGGCGCTCGCCGTCAGTGACACAGTTTTTCTCTACTCGACTGCGCTCCGGCGGTGGCTTATGCACGGCTTTGAAATAGATTTAAGAAAACACAGTGACTTTATGTGTAAAATGGGAATCTTCCTAacttatgtcagttttcaattCTCGTCCTTAATGCTCGTTTTATTGACGGGGGAGCGTGTGATGTGTATAGTGAAGCCTTATTCCGCCAAGAGAATATGCACGACTAAGACGGCCACATTTGCTACGATGGTAATGTTGATATTCCTAGGAGCCCtcaacagccacttcttatACGGGTTCGGAACTTCAGTTATAGATATCTATCAGACGGTCGACAGATGTGGTGCAGAACATGAGGACTACTTCGTGTTTTTCGAGTTTTACTACTCGTGGGTCCATTTCATCGTCGGTTACACATTTCCGTGTGTTTGTATCATCGCCGGCAACGTCGTTATAATCCGAGGCCTCTGGTGCTCCGCCTTTGAACGCAGGTGGAAGGGAAGTGCGACGTCTCAGGGGAGCACGTCCAGTCAGCATCGGGACACACAAAAACGCAGCCTAACTGTAATGCTTGTGACGTTAAACGTGATTTTCTTTGTAACCCAGACACCGGCGTGCGTGTATATCGTGTCGTATGCACATATGATAAAAGAAGCAAACAAATTTGCCTGTACAGACTTTGCGACTTATAAGTCTATGGCGGGTAATATACATTTAATGGAAGCACTGATCCATAATTTGGCATATCTGAATTCAGCCATTAATTTTCTACTTTACGTGGTCAGTGGTACCCGATTCCGATCCCACGTGCGGGCGCTGATCACGTGCAGGCAGAGAAATCGCGAACCGGTCACCTCGTTGTCAAGGACACTCTCTGTGGTCAATCACACGCACGAGGCATTTGTTCTTGATAGTCAACTGTGA
- the LOC128237142 gene encoding uncharacterized protein LOC128237142 isoform X2 — protein MGGSCCCVGGCTNKKNDSVSLHTFPKLDNMRKKWIKSIQTTRSGEWKGPSKERSANAQLVCSQHFEFECFTITTRTKWRLGLPCKACLLDDALPTLFGSAARLSNIEPEVPEVNRPVIRKREIQRILVQLRDRKRKGQETTAQPLVLGPWQYPIECCIPDCSGLPMKGETNFVIHRFPTPLDERQSWINAIVAVYGNKYNDIASEGQGVCTYHFRKNDYNGANRCKVYSAPSVFKKHVEIPRTQPSTKSLSTESKLIHEIKPQVPKGCLTETNAVVSGAHWDIIQPETLNRKKDGKLATGEECTSTKKGEIFIQSKDLDISCSSVASATKPAVTMEAEPALTIKTEPAVTMETEPAVIIKTEPAVIMETEPAVTMETEPAVIIKTEPAVIIETEPAVTMETEPAVIIKIEPAVSMEAEPAVIMEQEPAVIIKTEPAVTIKTEPADDEYNTTSGHKHYSRGDSDSPALRLEVKKEGPSIDSDVHKGGGLVLSKRVSTGIGTNFDNDRPNRSISFETFRKRKYPEVYIEHAYSDEEENYYSLMNKNKGRLEFANNRDEFCTSKGKQTSQRNKSKLEGKSPGSLKKQKTKEDETEGNLENIEEQESHLFCLGLKKKGLESEKNNKTPCKRSMRLREKKKINKSFLGRSLQQVLC, from the exons ATGGGTGGAAGTTGTTGCTGCGTCGGAGGATGCACTAACAAGAAAAATGACAGTGTTAGCCTGCATACTTTTCCAAAGCTGGATAATATGCGAAAAAAATGGATTAAATCCATCCAAACGACGAGAAGTGGCGAATGGAAGGGACCATCTAAAGAACGTTCTGCGAATGCACAATTAGTATGTTCACAACATTTTGAATTCGAATGTTTCACGATTACCACAAGAACAAAGTGGCGCCTAGGACTGCCTTGCAAAGCATGTCTACTAGACGATGCGTTACCGACATTGTTTGGGAGTGCTGCAAGACTGTCAAATATTGAACCAGAAGTCCCAGAGGTTAACAGACCTGTTATAAGGAAGAGAGAAATACAGAGG ATCCTGGTACAACTTCGAGACAGAAAGAGAAAAGGTCAAGAAACCACAGCTCAACCGCTGGTTTTAGGTCCATGGCAGTAT CCTATAGAATGCTGTATTCCTGACTGTAGTGGCCTACCAATGAAAGGAGAGACCAACTTCGTTATCCATCGTTTCCCGACGCCTCTCGATGAACGCCAGTCCTGGATCAATGCTATTGTTGCTGTGTACGGCAACAAATACAAT GACATAGCAAGTGAAGGGCAGGGTGTATGCACATACCATTTCCGGAAGAACGATTACAATGGGGCCAATAGATGTAAAGTGTATTCAGCCCCAAGTGTCTTCAAAAAACATGTAGAGATACCACGGACCCAACCTAGTACTAAATCATTATCCACAGAAAGTAAACTAATCCACGAAATAAAACCTCAGGTTCCAAAGGGGTGTTTAACAGAAACAAACGCTGTTGTGTCAGGAGCTCATTGGGATATCATTCAGCCAGAAACTTTAAACAGGAAGAAAGATGGGAAATTGGCGACTGGTGAAGAATGTACATCAACAAAAAAGGGTGAAATATTCATCCAGTCAAAAGACCTGGATATCAGTTGCAGTAGTGTTG CTTCAGCCACAAAGCCAGCTGTAACCATGGAAGCAGAGCCAgctttaacaattaaaacagaGCCAGCTGTAACCATGGAAACAGAGCCAGCtgtaataattaaaacagaGCCAGCTGTAATCATGGAAACAGAGCCAGCTGTAACCATGGAAACAGAGCCAGCtgtaataattaaaacagaGCCAGCTGTAATCATAGAAACAGAGCCAGCTGTAACCATGGAAACAGAGCCAgctgtaataattaaaatagaGCCAGCTGTAAGCATGGAAGCAGAGCCAGCTGTAATCATGGAACAAGAGCCAGCTGTAATCATTAAAACAGAGCCAGCTGTAACCATCAAAACAGAGCCAGCTGATGATGAGTATAACACAACCTCCGGACACAAACATTATTCGAGAGGAGATTCTGACAGTCCTGCCCTAAGATTGGAAGTGAAGAAAGAAGGCCCCTCAATAGACAGTGATGTACATAAGGGTGGTGGTCTTGTGTTATCAAAAAGAGTTTCCACTGGGATTGGTACAAATTTTGACAATGACAGACCTAATAGAAGCATTAGCTTTGAAACCTTCAGGAAAAGGAAGTACCCAGAAGTGTACATAGAACATGCATACAGTGATGAAGAGGAAAATTATTACTCATTGATGAATAAGAATAAGGGTAGACTCGAATTTGCAAATAACCGGGATGAGTTTTGCACTAGTAAAGGGAAACAGACTTCTCAGAGGAATAAATCTAAACTTGAGGGTAAAAGTCCTGGttctttaaagaaacaaaaaactaAGGAGGATGAAACTGAAGgaaatttggaaaatattgagGAGCAAGaatcacatttgttttgtttagggCTAAAAAAGAAAGGTTTGGAATCtgaaaagaacaataaaacacCATGTAAGAGAAGCATGCGACTtcgagaaaaaaagaaaataaacaaatcatttttggGACGAAGTTTACAACAAGTATTATGTTGA
- the LOC128226558 gene encoding uncharacterized protein LOC128226558, translated as MSFPEQIRNQLESLAGTSDISKYMKVKKCVVNGKTIYSKSCMKVKSRNSYTVLVSDTSNSARYIEIQYFIIETSTGKVYAIGKELAITSHVLQANAPHLKVVEVTREEKVEKATNIQSILVSFTVNDHHIISDIPNSVEGD; from the exons ATGAGTTTCCCAGAGCAAATTAGAAATCAACTTGAAAGTTTAGCCGGAACATCAGACATTTCTAAATACATGAAAGTAAAGAAGTGTGTTGTGAATGGCAAAACTATTTACAGCAAAAGTTGCATGAAAGTAAAATCAAGGAACTCCTACACTGTTCTTGTTAGTGATACTAGTAACTCTGCAAGATACATTGAAATACAGTATTTCATCATTGAAACATCAACAGGGAAGGTATATGCCATTGGGAAGGAGTTAGCTATCACCAGTCATGTCCTTCAAGCAAATGCACCCCATCTAAAAGTCGTAGAAGTAACCAG agAGGAAAAGGTTGAGAAGGCTACCAATATACAGTCAATCCTGGTCAGCTTTACTGTGAATGATCATCACATCATATCTGACATTCCAAATAGTGTTGAAGGTGACTGA
- the LOC128237142 gene encoding uncharacterized protein LOC128237142 isoform X1, translated as MGGSCCCVGGCTNKKNDSVSLHTFPKLDNMRKKWIKSIQTTRSGEWKGPSKERSANAQLVCSQHFEFECFTITTRTKWRLGLPCKACLLDDALPTLFGSAARLSNIEPEVPEVNRPVIRKREIQRILVQLRDRKRKGQETTAQPLVLGPWQYPIECCIPDCSGLPMKGETNFVIHRFPTPLDERQSWINAIVAVYGNKYNVPWIIVFDPCLMGKTGEKDIASEGQGVCTYHFRKNDYNGANRCKVYSAPSVFKKHVEIPRTQPSTKSLSTESKLIHEIKPQVPKGCLTETNAVVSGAHWDIIQPETLNRKKDGKLATGEECTSTKKGEIFIQSKDLDISCSSVASATKPAVTMEAEPALTIKTEPAVTMETEPAVIIKTEPAVIMETEPAVTMETEPAVIIKTEPAVIIETEPAVTMETEPAVIIKIEPAVSMEAEPAVIMEQEPAVIIKTEPAVTIKTEPADDEYNTTSGHKHYSRGDSDSPALRLEVKKEGPSIDSDVHKGGGLVLSKRVSTGIGTNFDNDRPNRSISFETFRKRKYPEVYIEHAYSDEEENYYSLMNKNKGRLEFANNRDEFCTSKGKQTSQRNKSKLEGKSPGSLKKQKTKEDETEGNLENIEEQESHLFCLGLKKKGLESEKNNKTPCKRSMRLREKKKINKSFLGRSLQQVLC; from the exons ATGGGTGGAAGTTGTTGCTGCGTCGGAGGATGCACTAACAAGAAAAATGACAGTGTTAGCCTGCATACTTTTCCAAAGCTGGATAATATGCGAAAAAAATGGATTAAATCCATCCAAACGACGAGAAGTGGCGAATGGAAGGGACCATCTAAAGAACGTTCTGCGAATGCACAATTAGTATGTTCACAACATTTTGAATTCGAATGTTTCACGATTACCACAAGAACAAAGTGGCGCCTAGGACTGCCTTGCAAAGCATGTCTACTAGACGATGCGTTACCGACATTGTTTGGGAGTGCTGCAAGACTGTCAAATATTGAACCAGAAGTCCCAGAGGTTAACAGACCTGTTATAAGGAAGAGAGAAATACAGAGG ATCCTGGTACAACTTCGAGACAGAAAGAGAAAAGGTCAAGAAACCACAGCTCAACCGCTGGTTTTAGGTCCATGGCAGTAT CCTATAGAATGCTGTATTCCTGACTGTAGTGGCCTACCAATGAAAGGAGAGACCAACTTCGTTATCCATCGTTTCCCGACGCCTCTCGATGAACGCCAGTCCTGGATCAATGCTATTGTTGCTGTGTACGGCAACAAATACAAT GTACCTTGGATTATTGTCTTTGACCCTTGTCTCATGGGGAAAACCGGAGAAAAA GACATAGCAAGTGAAGGGCAGGGTGTATGCACATACCATTTCCGGAAGAACGATTACAATGGGGCCAATAGATGTAAAGTGTATTCAGCCCCAAGTGTCTTCAAAAAACATGTAGAGATACCACGGACCCAACCTAGTACTAAATCATTATCCACAGAAAGTAAACTAATCCACGAAATAAAACCTCAGGTTCCAAAGGGGTGTTTAACAGAAACAAACGCTGTTGTGTCAGGAGCTCATTGGGATATCATTCAGCCAGAAACTTTAAACAGGAAGAAAGATGGGAAATTGGCGACTGGTGAAGAATGTACATCAACAAAAAAGGGTGAAATATTCATCCAGTCAAAAGACCTGGATATCAGTTGCAGTAGTGTTG CTTCAGCCACAAAGCCAGCTGTAACCATGGAAGCAGAGCCAgctttaacaattaaaacagaGCCAGCTGTAACCATGGAAACAGAGCCAGCtgtaataattaaaacagaGCCAGCTGTAATCATGGAAACAGAGCCAGCTGTAACCATGGAAACAGAGCCAGCtgtaataattaaaacagaGCCAGCTGTAATCATAGAAACAGAGCCAGCTGTAACCATGGAAACAGAGCCAgctgtaataattaaaatagaGCCAGCTGTAAGCATGGAAGCAGAGCCAGCTGTAATCATGGAACAAGAGCCAGCTGTAATCATTAAAACAGAGCCAGCTGTAACCATCAAAACAGAGCCAGCTGATGATGAGTATAACACAACCTCCGGACACAAACATTATTCGAGAGGAGATTCTGACAGTCCTGCCCTAAGATTGGAAGTGAAGAAAGAAGGCCCCTCAATAGACAGTGATGTACATAAGGGTGGTGGTCTTGTGTTATCAAAAAGAGTTTCCACTGGGATTGGTACAAATTTTGACAATGACAGACCTAATAGAAGCATTAGCTTTGAAACCTTCAGGAAAAGGAAGTACCCAGAAGTGTACATAGAACATGCATACAGTGATGAAGAGGAAAATTATTACTCATTGATGAATAAGAATAAGGGTAGACTCGAATTTGCAAATAACCGGGATGAGTTTTGCACTAGTAAAGGGAAACAGACTTCTCAGAGGAATAAATCTAAACTTGAGGGTAAAAGTCCTGGttctttaaagaaacaaaaaactaAGGAGGATGAAACTGAAGgaaatttggaaaatattgagGAGCAAGaatcacatttgttttgtttagggCTAAAAAAGAAAGGTTTGGAATCtgaaaagaacaataaaacacCATGTAAGAGAAGCATGCGACTtcgagaaaaaaagaaaataaacaaatcatttttggGACGAAGTTTACAACAAGTATTATGTTGA